The following coding sequences are from one Gossypium hirsutum isolate 1008001.06 chromosome A12, Gossypium_hirsutum_v2.1, whole genome shotgun sequence window:
- the LOC107935403 gene encoding transcription factor bHLH110 isoform X2, which produces MESANLHPHGNKVQEQYLKYSSLGTPTSHQVSTIDEWNQNLFPNIGSKYNRDLNETISKSRDPWQVPPLIRTSMNQDSFIQQSASEFLIANIKDEMSDSFPKLSEMMYHHPQYSSTHHDNLWHSSFPISNNMTELQLSSGELQSNDHHPPPYLGTTSSASRYDFNHIFQSTSISTSDLCSTLFSSSLDLNLKSLDLLTSTYDGGSCNQSLIDIPGKLNRSVFMGHESLDHRREHSDDTSTGSKHKVSAFVSGTTTSTKRPGSFSDTKESTHTDAKKHRSSMSRSPCPTLKVRKEKLGDRVAALQKLVAPFGKTDTATVLSEAIGYIQFLHDQVQTLSVPFMKSSQSKFYRTMQGGSRVEGQEEQKRDLRSRGLCLVPQSSASYFINSCTGGV; this is translated from the exons ATGGAATCTGCAAATCTTCATCCTCATGGCAATAAGGTTCAAGAGCAGTATCTTAAGTATTCCTCTCTGGGAACTCCAACAAGCCATCAAGTTTCAACCATAGATGAATGGAATCAAAACCTCTTCCC GAATATTGGTAGTAAATACAATAGGGATCTGAATGAAACCATATCAAAATCAAGGGATCCATGGCAAGTGCCGCCCTTGATAAGGACTTCCATGAACCAAGATAGCTTCATCCAACAATCTGCAAGTGAATTTCTCATTGCAAATATCAAAGATGAGATGTCGGATTCCTTCCCCAAACTGAGTGAGATGATGTACCACCATCCACAATATTCAAGTACTCATCATGACAATCTATGGCACAGCAGTTTCCCCATTTCTAACAACATGACTGAGCTGCAACTTTCCTCAGGAGAGTTGCAAAGCAATGATCATCATCCGCCACCATATTTAGGAACTACGTCATCAGCTAGCAGATACGATTTCAATCACATCTTTCAAAGTACAAGTATTTCAACCTCGGATTTGTGTTCCACATTGTTTTCTAGCTCTTTGGACCTGAACCTGAAATCCTTGGATCTTTTGACCTCAACATATGATGGTGGAAGTTGTAATCAATCTTTAATCGATATTCCTGGGAAATTAAACAGAAGTGTGTTTATGGGCCATGAATCCCTTGATCACAGAAGAGAACATAGTGATGATACGTCCACCGGTTCCAAA CATAAGGTATCAGCCTTTGTTAGCGGAACAACTACAAGTACAAAGAGGCCAGGTAGCTTTTCTGATACAAAGGAATCGACCCATACGGATGCTAAGAAGCATAGGTCTTCAATGTCACGATCCCCATGTCCCACATTGAAG GTTAGGAAAGAGAAACTAGGAGACAGGGTCGCTGCTCTTCAGAAGTTAGTGGCACCTTTTGGCAAG ACAGATACAGCTACTGTGTTATCAGAAGCCATTGGGTACATCCAGTTCCTTCATGACCAAGTTCAG ACACTGAGCGTGCCATTTATGAAGTCATCGCAAAGCAAGTTTTATAGAACAATGCAAGGG GGTTCAAGAGTGGAAGGACAGGAAGAGCAGAAGCGTGACCTTAGAAGTAGAGGACTATGCCTGGTGCCCCAGTCTTCAgcatcatattttattaatagttGCACTGGTGGGGTATAG
- the LOC107935403 gene encoding transcription factor bHLH110 isoform X1 yields MESANLHPHGNKVQEQYLKYSSLGTPTSHQVSTIDEWNQNLFPNIGSKYNRDLNETISKSRDPWQVPPLIRTSMNQDSFIQQSASEFLIANIKDEMSDSFPKLSEMMYHHPQYSSTHHDNLWHSSFPISNNMTELQLSSGELQSNDHHPPPYLGTTSSASRYDFNHIFQSTSISTSDLCSTLFSSSLDLNLKSLDLLTSTYDGGSCNQSLIDIPGKLNRSVFMGHESLDHRREHSDDTSTGSKHKVSAFVSGTTTSTKRPGSFSDTKESTHTDAKKHRSSMSRSPCPTLKLQVRKEKLGDRVAALQKLVAPFGKTDTATVLSEAIGYIQFLHDQVQTLSVPFMKSSQSKFYRTMQGGSRVEGQEEQKRDLRSRGLCLVPQSSASYFINSCTGGV; encoded by the exons ATGGAATCTGCAAATCTTCATCCTCATGGCAATAAGGTTCAAGAGCAGTATCTTAAGTATTCCTCTCTGGGAACTCCAACAAGCCATCAAGTTTCAACCATAGATGAATGGAATCAAAACCTCTTCCC GAATATTGGTAGTAAATACAATAGGGATCTGAATGAAACCATATCAAAATCAAGGGATCCATGGCAAGTGCCGCCCTTGATAAGGACTTCCATGAACCAAGATAGCTTCATCCAACAATCTGCAAGTGAATTTCTCATTGCAAATATCAAAGATGAGATGTCGGATTCCTTCCCCAAACTGAGTGAGATGATGTACCACCATCCACAATATTCAAGTACTCATCATGACAATCTATGGCACAGCAGTTTCCCCATTTCTAACAACATGACTGAGCTGCAACTTTCCTCAGGAGAGTTGCAAAGCAATGATCATCATCCGCCACCATATTTAGGAACTACGTCATCAGCTAGCAGATACGATTTCAATCACATCTTTCAAAGTACAAGTATTTCAACCTCGGATTTGTGTTCCACATTGTTTTCTAGCTCTTTGGACCTGAACCTGAAATCCTTGGATCTTTTGACCTCAACATATGATGGTGGAAGTTGTAATCAATCTTTAATCGATATTCCTGGGAAATTAAACAGAAGTGTGTTTATGGGCCATGAATCCCTTGATCACAGAAGAGAACATAGTGATGATACGTCCACCGGTTCCAAA CATAAGGTATCAGCCTTTGTTAGCGGAACAACTACAAGTACAAAGAGGCCAGGTAGCTTTTCTGATACAAAGGAATCGACCCATACGGATGCTAAGAAGCATAGGTCTTCAATGTCACGATCCCCATGTCCCACATTGAAG CTACAGGTTAGGAAAGAGAAACTAGGAGACAGGGTCGCTGCTCTTCAGAAGTTAGTGGCACCTTTTGGCAAG ACAGATACAGCTACTGTGTTATCAGAAGCCATTGGGTACATCCAGTTCCTTCATGACCAAGTTCAG ACACTGAGCGTGCCATTTATGAAGTCATCGCAAAGCAAGTTTTATAGAACAATGCAAGGG GGTTCAAGAGTGGAAGGACAGGAAGAGCAGAAGCGTGACCTTAGAAGTAGAGGACTATGCCTGGTGCCCCAGTCTTCAgcatcatattttattaatagttGCACTGGTGGGGTATAG